A single region of the Grus americana isolate bGruAme1 chromosome 3, bGruAme1.mat, whole genome shotgun sequence genome encodes:
- the LOC129205263 gene encoding uncharacterized protein LOC129205263 isoform X2 — translation MQTPVLEKPLLNTNIKPPLYPFPGVTAGDMVSLGERNEELFDLVAALASQENDTVLQSQHHPGDVLFEVTIEIKPKDWIPHGGSELQKDLLESMKNHIQENLKLSANRVNEIKLKEIKRMSSANLLLTFWLHLKPEERNVSLLLRSQLEELLGTSVGVEKLQLVSLLVEDVNECSAGVSLCGEEADCFNGVGTYLCRCKKDYEDHSPTKSGTLCIRAPRSD, via the exons ATGCAGACACCAGTGCTGGAAAAGCCACTGCTAAACACAAATATCAAACCTCCTCTCTACCCCTTTCCTGGTGTGACTGCTGGAGATATGGTGTCTTTGGGAGAAAGGAATGAAGAGCTCTTTG ATCTGGTTGCTGCCCTGGCATCTCAAGAGAACGACACAGTACTGCAATCCCAGCACCATCCTGGAG ATGTGCTGTTTGAAGTAACTATTGAAATCAAACCCAAGGACTGGATTCCTCATGGTGGAAGTGAGCTCCAGAAGGATCTTCTTGAATCTATGAAGAACCAT ATCCAGGAAAACCTGAAACTTTCTGCCAACAGAGTCAATGAAATAAAGTTAAAGGAAATCAAAAG gatGAGCAGTGCCAACCTGCTGCTCACCTTCTGGCTGCACCTGAAGCCAGAGGAGAGAAATGTGTCTCTGCTCCTGCGCTcccagctggaggagctgcttgGCACCTCAGTAGGAGTGGAGAAGCTGCAGCTTGTCTCGCTGCTTGTTGAAG ATGTGAACGAGTGCAGTGCTGGGGTCAGCCTctgtggggaggaggcagaTTGCTTCAATGGCGTGGGCACGTACCTCTGCCGCTGCAAAAAGGACTACGAAGATCATTCTCCCACCAAGTCTGGCACCCTCTGCATCCGTGCTCCCCGATCAG